In Vreelandella piezotolerans, one genomic interval encodes:
- a CDS encoding MBL fold metallo-hydrolase RNA specificity domain-containing protein produces the protein MLNITHHGGAKGVTGSCHQLTLDSEHSLLIDCGLFQGEDATEDAFEQLQIEFDISTVKALVITHVHIDHVGRLPYLLAAGFKGPIICSIPSAKLLPLVIEDALKIGFTRNTQLIERFQQQLASQLISVPYGKWHTVFEKTEAGGITTRVKLKRAGHILGSSYVEVAHQHPNGEKERVIFSGDLGAPYAPLLPAPQSPYGCEQLVLESTYGDRQHPDRRQRRATLKQAIEQALTNGGTVMVPAFSIGRTQELLYELEGIIHEAERNAKRGLPRSLWQTLEIIVDSPLAARFTSVYRELKPYWDNEAQRRLRSGRHPLNFANLYTVDSHEAHERTVSYLASTGRPAVVIAASGMCAGGRIMNYLKAMLGDERHQVLFVGYQGAGTPGRAIQQYGPRGGWVEIDNQRYDIKAGVTSISGYSAHADQKDLLNFVKRMRRWPHTIHLVHGEQTARSALKRELEAMYTRKGKVVKVVNGE, from the coding sequence ATGCTCAACATCACCCACCACGGCGGAGCCAAAGGCGTCACCGGAAGTTGCCACCAGCTCACCCTCGATAGCGAACACTCACTGCTGATCGACTGCGGACTATTCCAAGGCGAAGACGCAACAGAAGACGCCTTTGAGCAGCTCCAGATCGAATTCGATATCAGCACCGTCAAAGCGCTGGTCATCACCCACGTACACATCGACCACGTAGGACGCTTGCCCTACCTACTGGCGGCCGGGTTCAAAGGGCCCATCATCTGCTCTATCCCCTCGGCCAAACTGCTGCCGCTGGTGATCGAAGACGCCCTGAAAATCGGTTTCACCCGTAACACCCAGTTGATCGAGCGCTTCCAGCAGCAGTTGGCTTCCCAGCTCATCAGTGTGCCCTATGGAAAATGGCACACCGTGTTTGAAAAAACCGAAGCAGGCGGCATCACCACCCGCGTGAAGCTCAAGCGGGCAGGGCACATACTGGGCTCCAGCTACGTGGAAGTAGCCCACCAGCACCCCAACGGCGAAAAGGAACGGGTGATATTCAGCGGCGACCTGGGCGCTCCCTACGCACCGCTACTGCCCGCGCCGCAATCGCCCTATGGCTGTGAACAATTGGTACTCGAAAGTACCTACGGCGACCGCCAACATCCCGACCGCCGCCAGCGCCGCGCCACGCTGAAACAGGCCATCGAGCAAGCGCTCACCAACGGCGGTACCGTGATGGTGCCCGCCTTCAGCATTGGCCGTACTCAGGAGCTGCTCTACGAACTGGAAGGCATCATTCACGAAGCCGAACGCAACGCCAAACGCGGGCTGCCCAGAAGCCTATGGCAAACGCTGGAAATCATCGTCGATTCACCGCTGGCCGCCCGCTTCACCAGCGTTTATCGAGAGCTGAAACCCTATTGGGATAATGAAGCCCAGCGCCGCCTGCGCAGTGGCCGCCACCCGCTCAACTTCGCCAACCTCTACACCGTAGACAGCCACGAAGCCCACGAGCGAACGGTCAGCTACCTGGCCAGCACAGGCCGCCCAGCGGTGGTCATCGCCGCCAGCGGCATGTGCGCAGGCGGGCGCATCATGAACTATCTCAAAGCCATGCTGGGCGATGAACGCCACCAGGTACTGTTCGTCGGCTACCAGGGCGCAGGCACCCCAGGCCGCGCCATACAGCAATACGGCCCGCGTGGCGGCTGGGTCGAGATCGACAACCAGCGATACGATATCAAAGCAGGCGTCACCTCCATCAGTGGCTATTCCGCCCACGCCGACCAAAAAGACCTGCTCAACTTCGTCAAACGCATGCGCCGCTGGCCCCATACCATCCATTTAGTTCACGGCGAACAAACCGCGCGCAGCGCGCTCAAACGTGAGCTGGAAGCGATGTACACCCGTAAAGGAAAGGTGGTGAAAGTAGTGAATGGTGAGTAG
- a CDS encoding chain-length determining protein — MHVSFTRFIKQSPQWAFAFIAILLVSFYWFVWAEDRYVSRATVVLESPQVATPEFSLSSLMGGGSGNTADLLLLREHLLSVDMLRLLDEQLGIRQHYSEHGDFFAKLRDPNVPIEDLHEYYLRRVEVELDEYAGVLNIRVQGYTPEFAHDMASLLLEAGENHMNEMGHRLADEQVHFLERQMVRLEERFEETRAQLLEFQNEYGLVSPTATVESINQVVATLEGDLARLQAQRNALASFQSSQSAELRQVERSIAALRDQITEQRDRLAQATGNSLNRVSAEYETLELQAQFAQETYSSALAALENTRLEAARQLKQVSVLQSPLMPEYPTEPNRLYNSSVFAIITIFLAFILSMLIMIVKDHRD, encoded by the coding sequence ATGCACGTATCATTTACTCGTTTTATCAAGCAGTCGCCACAGTGGGCATTTGCTTTTATCGCTATCTTGCTCGTTAGTTTTTACTGGTTTGTGTGGGCTGAAGATCGCTACGTCTCCCGCGCCACCGTAGTGCTCGAAAGTCCTCAGGTCGCCACGCCAGAATTTAGCCTGTCGTCCTTAATGGGGGGCGGGTCAGGTAACACCGCTGACCTATTGCTATTGCGTGAGCACTTACTCTCGGTGGATATGCTGCGCCTACTAGACGAGCAGCTCGGTATTCGCCAGCACTACAGCGAACACGGTGATTTCTTTGCGAAGCTGCGCGACCCCAACGTTCCTATCGAAGACTTGCACGAGTACTACCTGCGCCGGGTAGAAGTAGAGCTAGACGAGTACGCAGGGGTGTTGAACATTCGTGTGCAGGGCTACACCCCGGAATTCGCCCACGACATGGCATCGCTGCTGTTAGAGGCCGGCGAAAACCACATGAACGAAATGGGCCATCGACTAGCCGATGAGCAAGTGCATTTCTTGGAACGGCAAATGGTGCGGCTAGAAGAGCGCTTTGAAGAAACCCGCGCCCAACTGCTCGAATTCCAGAACGAATACGGCCTGGTATCGCCCACCGCCACGGTAGAGAGCATCAACCAAGTCGTGGCCACGTTAGAAGGCGATTTAGCCCGCTTACAAGCCCAGCGTAACGCCCTGGCCAGCTTCCAAAGCTCTCAGTCTGCCGAATTGCGCCAAGTAGAGCGCAGCATTGCAGCACTACGCGACCAAATCACCGAGCAGCGCGACCGCCTAGCGCAGGCCACCGGTAACTCGCTCAACCGGGTGTCGGCAGAATATGAAACCCTAGAGCTGCAAGCCCAGTTCGCCCAAGAGACCTACTCCAGCGCCCTGGCCGCACTTGAAAACACCCGCTTAGAAGCCGCCCGACAGCTCAAACAGGTCAGCGTGCTACAAAGCCCGCTCATGCCGGAATACCCCACAGAGCCCAACCGCCTCTACAACAGCAGCGTCTTCGCCATTATCACCATCTTCCTAGCGTTCATCCTCAGCATGCTCATCATGATCGTTAAAGACCACCGCGATTAA
- a CDS encoding ABC transporter permease — MNNTHSAPKGARSSWQVTRSVWYAMFMREALSRTMGDRMGWFWMIFEPFALVAIMVGIRSFVSGDNLIANAPFIPWMIVGMMGFFLMREGMIRGMGAIEANSALFAYRQVQPIDPVLVRNFLEGALRSFIFLIFIGGGLLLGLDMYPDNAIRAMAAWLSLGFFGLGLGLVTSVSATMVPEVGKVIRMLSLPLMLVSGAIFPLNQLPHWLLEYLMLNPMPHGLETLRLGFFENYQVIHGTSMTYFWMITLILNALGLLMHLRFVDRLKAK; from the coding sequence ATGAATAACACACACAGCGCCCCGAAAGGGGCGCGCTCCTCTTGGCAAGTCACCCGCAGCGTGTGGTACGCCATGTTCATGCGGGAAGCGCTTTCCCGCACGATGGGTGACCGCATGGGTTGGTTCTGGATGATTTTCGAACCCTTTGCGCTTGTGGCCATCATGGTGGGGATTCGCAGTTTTGTAAGTGGCGATAATCTAATTGCAAACGCGCCGTTCATCCCATGGATGATCGTAGGAATGATGGGCTTTTTTTTAATGCGAGAAGGAATGATCCGCGGTATGGGGGCCATTGAGGCCAACAGTGCATTGTTTGCTTATCGCCAAGTACAGCCTATAGACCCAGTATTAGTGCGCAATTTTCTAGAAGGCGCATTACGCAGTTTTATTTTCCTCATATTTATTGGTGGGGGGCTGCTACTGGGATTGGATATGTATCCTGATAATGCTATTAGAGCAATGGCTGCCTGGCTGTCGCTCGGGTTTTTTGGCCTGGGTCTAGGGCTGGTTACGTCAGTATCTGCAACGATGGTGCCTGAGGTCGGTAAGGTCATTCGTATGCTATCCCTGCCTTTAATGCTTGTTTCAGGAGCTATATTTCCATTAAACCAGTTACCACATTGGCTGCTTGAGTATTTAATGTTAAACCCTATGCCGCATGGCTTAGAAACTTTGAGGTTAGGTTTTTTCGAAAATTATCAAGTTATCCATGGTACAAGCATGACTTACTTTTGGATGATAACTCTTATTTTAAACGCTTTGGGACTGCTGATGCATCTCCGTTTCGTTGATCGGTTAAAGGCTAAATAA
- a CDS encoding polysaccharide biosynthesis/export family protein, with translation MSLQRVMKRLSLTRPVAVLSLALLGTAASSVSWAQSISLPNTILPEDQASQQRVEPPVNDTPRADWRSGTYGPVANQPQQNPDALPPFGANLFTGGFRGAMGDGLNADYQVKPGDQITVRAWGAFEFDRVLPVDAQGNIFIPGSGPLNVEGQNSQQVDSRVRGAITSVYPDNVQVYTNVQGVQPVAVFVTGYVENPGRYAGTPNDSVLYFLDQAGGIDQDLGSYRQIRVMRNNQTVATVDLYDFLINGSIARPQFQDGDTIVVEERGPAIAVVGDVHREHRYELVGNQLSGAELVELARLRSGVSHVLLRGDRADGPMAQYFPLNEFYSQTIRSGDEVAFSADQRSETIVVEIEGSYYGPSRFALPRDARLSELLDAIPVPENMTAVESISLQRESVKQQQQQSMEDSLRRLETTYLSAQSSTNEEAQIRAQEAELIQNFVQRARELEPSGRLVVAYNDRIADIRLQDGDVITIPEISDSILISGEVLVPQAAVYRPGMSVIDYIESAGGFTQRADDDHILLVRQNGAVENARNTPLRPGDEILVMPEAPTHNLQLAATLTQILYQVAVATRVAVDL, from the coding sequence ATGAGCTTGCAACGCGTAATGAAACGGCTTTCTCTCACGCGCCCGGTAGCGGTGTTATCACTGGCCCTGTTGGGCACTGCCGCTAGCAGCGTTAGCTGGGCGCAGAGCATAAGCCTACCCAATACCATCCTGCCGGAAGATCAGGCCAGCCAGCAGCGGGTAGAGCCGCCGGTGAACGACACTCCCCGCGCCGACTGGCGTAGTGGTACCTATGGCCCGGTGGCGAACCAGCCCCAGCAAAACCCCGATGCGCTGCCCCCCTTTGGGGCCAACCTCTTTACCGGTGGCTTTCGTGGAGCGATGGGAGACGGCCTAAATGCCGATTACCAAGTCAAACCCGGCGACCAAATCACCGTGCGTGCCTGGGGGGCGTTCGAGTTCGACCGCGTGCTACCGGTGGATGCCCAGGGCAACATTTTCATCCCAGGCTCCGGCCCGCTGAATGTAGAAGGCCAAAACAGCCAGCAGGTGGATAGCCGCGTGCGCGGTGCCATTACATCGGTCTACCCCGATAACGTGCAGGTGTACACCAACGTGCAGGGCGTGCAGCCGGTAGCGGTGTTCGTCACTGGCTACGTGGAAAACCCAGGCCGCTACGCGGGCACGCCCAACGACTCCGTACTCTACTTCCTCGATCAAGCGGGTGGTATCGACCAAGACCTCGGTAGCTATCGCCAAATCCGCGTGATGCGTAATAACCAAACCGTGGCCACGGTGGATCTTTACGACTTCCTGATCAACGGCAGCATCGCGCGCCCGCAGTTTCAGGATGGCGACACCATCGTAGTGGAAGAGCGCGGCCCGGCCATTGCCGTGGTGGGTGATGTTCACCGGGAGCACCGCTATGAGCTAGTGGGTAACCAGCTAAGCGGTGCCGAGCTGGTAGAGCTTGCCCGTTTAAGAAGCGGCGTGTCTCACGTGTTACTGCGCGGCGACCGTGCCGACGGCCCCATGGCGCAATACTTCCCGCTGAACGAGTTTTATAGCCAGACCATTCGCAGCGGCGATGAAGTGGCGTTCAGCGCCGACCAGCGCAGCGAAACCATCGTGGTTGAAATCGAAGGCAGCTACTATGGTCCTTCGCGCTTTGCGCTACCCCGCGATGCCCGCTTGAGCGAACTGCTGGACGCCATCCCCGTGCCGGAAAACATGACCGCCGTGGAAAGCATTTCACTACAGCGTGAAAGCGTGAAGCAGCAGCAACAGCAATCCATGGAAGACAGCCTGCGCCGCCTGGAAACCACCTATCTCAGCGCCCAATCTAGCACCAACGAAGAAGCACAGATTCGTGCCCAAGAAGCCGAGCTGATTCAAAACTTCGTGCAGCGCGCCCGCGAGCTAGAGCCCAGTGGCCGCTTGGTAGTGGCCTACAACGACCGCATTGCGGATATTCGCCTGCAAGATGGCGATGTGATCACCATTCCGGAAATCAGCGACTCCATCCTCATCAGTGGTGAAGTACTGGTGCCGCAAGCGGCGGTATACCGCCCCGGCATGAGCGTGATCGACTACATCGAAAGCGCTGGCGGCTTCACCCAGCGCGCCGACGACGACCACATCCTGCTGGTTCGCCAAAACGGCGCGGTGGAAAACGCCCGCAACACGCCGCTGCGCCCGGGGGATGAAATCCTCGTGATGCCCGAAGCCCCCACCCACAACCTGCAGCTAGCCGCCACGCTCACGCAAATCCTCTACCAAGTGGCCGTCGCCACCCGCGTTGCTGTGGATTTGTGA
- a CDS encoding DVU3141 family protein, which yields MSNSLIFIARPARMLLAALSVAVVSGCATYPSGNQQQVQYVLGNDTAKPLQDENLNGFLAQAPAGAVLNLVQSPWGDNVEIVADAPYLAASGRECRKLRVIEQGSGAARTALTCATPNGWVNQRMLLPESQQGAMSLSPTMHSTGTTQGRY from the coding sequence ATGTCAAACTCCCTCATTTTCATAGCGCGGCCAGCTCGCATGCTGTTGGCCGCCTTGAGCGTTGCCGTCGTTAGCGGCTGCGCTACCTACCCGAGCGGCAACCAGCAGCAGGTGCAGTACGTGCTTGGTAACGACACCGCCAAGCCGCTGCAAGATGAAAACCTCAACGGCTTTCTCGCACAAGCGCCTGCCGGTGCCGTGCTCAACCTAGTACAAAGCCCCTGGGGCGATAACGTCGAGATCGTGGCCGATGCGCCCTATTTGGCCGCCAGTGGTCGCGAGTGCCGCAAACTGCGGGTCATCGAACAGGGCAGCGGTGCTGCCCGTACCGCGCTGACCTGCGCGACCCCCAACGGTTGGGTAAATCAGCGCATGCTGCTGCCAGAAAGCCAGCAGGGCGCGATGTCGCTTTCGCCAACGATGCATTCCACAGGAACCACACAAGGGCGCTATTAA
- a CDS encoding O-antigen ligase family protein, with the protein MTFPPHATTRSTSELPHQLTGVAVFLLTAVSLAIPSGYSIGAVILLFAGMGLILTRRVPVLSKQDGWVIAALVAYALVCMLEAWWDGQGSRGFDKPSRFILAIPALLWVLRYPPKLVYVWGGIALGAISAGTWGGWQKLVEGVGRAQGHTHVIQFGNLSMLLGVLCMAGFGWAVVQRHRGVWVALLLAGAAGGVLGSLFSGSRGGWVGFPIVLLVLYRAYGTQLSTSWKVAAMSAVLVGGLTVYAVPQMGVQARVHQAFNDVALYVSGENRSTSVGSRFEMWRGATLLIQEKPLMGWGSNGYADAMADFGEAGVISAEAARYGHAHNEFIDAFAKRGLLGLVALLALYLVPMRLFARHLQASHLTTRAVATAGVLLPVTFMDFGLTQVFMEHNSGVMMYAFMLAVLWGIYSQRIKED; encoded by the coding sequence TGTGGCGGTTTTCTTGCTCACGGCGGTGAGCCTGGCCATCCCCAGTGGTTACTCCATCGGTGCCGTCATACTACTCTTCGCTGGTATGGGGCTGATCCTCACTCGTCGCGTTCCCGTATTGAGCAAGCAAGACGGCTGGGTCATTGCGGCGCTGGTGGCGTACGCGTTGGTGTGCATGCTGGAAGCCTGGTGGGATGGCCAAGGCAGCCGAGGGTTCGATAAGCCAAGCCGCTTCATTTTGGCCATTCCTGCCTTGTTGTGGGTACTGCGCTATCCGCCCAAGCTCGTCTATGTATGGGGCGGCATAGCGCTGGGCGCCATCAGCGCAGGCACTTGGGGCGGCTGGCAAAAATTAGTCGAAGGTGTGGGGCGTGCCCAGGGCCACACGCACGTGATTCAGTTTGGCAATCTCAGCATGTTGCTAGGCGTTTTATGCATGGCCGGGTTTGGGTGGGCCGTGGTGCAGCGCCATCGTGGCGTGTGGGTAGCCCTGCTGCTAGCAGGCGCGGCAGGCGGTGTACTGGGTTCACTGTTCTCGGGCAGCCGTGGCGGGTGGGTAGGCTTTCCTATCGTACTGTTAGTGCTCTACCGGGCCTACGGAACACAGCTCTCTACGTCATGGAAGGTAGCGGCCATGTCTGCCGTCTTGGTAGGCGGGTTAACGGTGTATGCCGTACCGCAGATGGGGGTGCAAGCGCGTGTACACCAAGCCTTTAACGATGTGGCGCTGTACGTTTCCGGTGAAAACCGCTCCACCTCGGTAGGCTCGCGGTTCGAGATGTGGCGCGGTGCTACCTTGCTCATTCAAGAAAAACCTCTCATGGGTTGGGGCAGCAACGGCTATGCCGATGCGATGGCCGACTTTGGTGAGGCAGGCGTGATCAGCGCCGAAGCCGCCCGATACGGGCACGCCCATAACGAGTTTATCGACGCGTTTGCCAAGCGAGGATTGCTGGGCTTAGTCGCGCTGCTGGCGCTCTATCTTGTGCCCATGCGCCTGTTTGCTCGGCACTTACAAGCCAGCCACCTAACCACGCGGGCCGTGGCTACCGCCGGGGTGCTGCTCCCCGTCACGTTCATGGATTTTGGACTAACGCAGGTCTTCATGGAGCACAACAGTGGCGTCATGATGTACGCCTTTATGCTTGCGGTGCTATGGGGTATCTACTCTCAGCGTATTAAAGAAGACTAA